GTCACGGCCCAGACGGCGACCGGGGCGAGCGAGATGACCAGCGCCAGTACGGCCCAGGTGCGCATCGCGGCGTGCGTATGGCCGAAATACACCGACGCCGCGAGTGACGCCGTCAGCACGACCGCCCAGAACAGATGCAGCCGGAAGGTCATCAGACGGTCGGCGCTGATCTGGCCGCCCTTGGGGGTGACCACGAACCGGCCACTGGTGCGCAGCACCGCCGAGCCCAGCGACTTGAGGTAGACCGGCGCGCAGAGGGCGGACATGACCATGCCGGCGACTCCGCCGGACCCCTCGGGCTCGTGGGGCGAGACGTTGTGGCGCCGGTTCCAGAGGTAGAGGCCGATCTGGCAGGCGGCGGCGTCGCTGTAGAGCATCAGCCAGAGCGAGGACGACACCTGGGTGCCGGAGGCGCCGAGCCAGAGGAACAGCACGCAGCTGAGGATGCCGAGGAGCCAGTTGATCGCGGTCATCGGGTAGTAGACGAGCATCAGCGTGTAGCTGAGGAGCCGGCCGGGCGGTACCCGGAACAGCGCCTTGCCGTACTGCCTGAGGATGGTCTCGTACGTGCCCCGCGACCAGCGGAGCTGCTGGGTGAAGAAGTCGGTCCAGGACTCGGGGCCCTCGCCCACGGCGAGGACGTCGGGGGTGTAGACGGACCGCCAGTACCGGCCGGTCTGCGGGTTCCTCCCGCGGTGCAGTTCGAAGCCGGTGGCCATGTCCTCGGTGATGGAGTCGTAGAGGCCGCCGACCTGTTTGAGGGCGGTGATCCGTACGGCGTTGTTCGTGCCGACGAACATGGGCGCGTGGTAGTGGTTGCCGGCCCGCTGGATCAGCGCGTGGAAGAGGAACTGCTGCGATTCGGCGGCCTTGGTGACCGCCGAGTCGTAGTTGCCGTACACCTGCGGTCCGACGACGAAGGCGACGTCGGGGTCGCGGAAGAAGCCCAGCATCCTCTCCAGGAAGTTGGCCAGCGGTACGTGGTCGGTGTCGACGGAGGCGAAGAAGTCGTAGTCGTCGCCGTGCATCGCGAGCCAGGCGTTGTAGTTGCCGTGCTTGGTCCTGGCCTTGTGGACGCCTTTCTTACGGTTCCACTCGGGTACGCCGAGGCGGCTGAAGTGCCGCACCCCCAGCTCCCGGCAGAGCCGCCGGGCGGAGGGGTCGTCCCCCTCGTCGAGCAGCCAGATGTCGAGGGGCCCGCGGTGGCGCAGGCGTACGGCCCCTTCGAGGGTGGCCCGCAGCATGGAGAGCGGTTCCTTGCCGGGGACGTACGTGGTGACGAAGGCGACGCGGGTGCCCAGCTCGGCGACCACCGGGACGGGGTCCCGGGCGACCAGCGTCGCGTGCGCGATGGAGGCGACGTTGACGAGCATGAAGAGGGCGATGAGGCCGATCGACACGAGCATCACGGTGTCGAAGGCGACCAGCCAGCGGGCGCCGCCCTCGCGTTCGGTCCAGTGGGTCGGCCAGATCAGATAGACCATCAGTACGCCGGACAGGAGCGGGGCCGTGACCATGAGAGCGACGGCTCGAACCCGGTGGGGCTCCTGCGCGAGCAGACTCCGGTATCGCACCTGGTAGGCGGTGGCCGGGTCCGGTTCGGTGAGCGGGCCCGCGAGACGGCTGTGGGTTTCGTAGTCGTAGCCCTCCGGCCGCACGGTGCCTCCAGCGATTGGGCGAGGTCGATATCCTCAGAAAAGTGGATATACCTCGGCGTGTCGACTGGGGTCGTCCGTGCGAGTGGCGGTAAGGGGCGGCGGATCGCGGGCGGTTAGCGCCCCGTACGACACACGATCGCCGGGCGGGCCGCCCACGGCCCGTCCGGCGATCGAGGAGACATCACGCCGCGTCAGCCGGCGAGGTGCCGTTCCAGCGTCTCGACCTTGGAATTGAGGCCGTCGGTGACACCCGGCCGTACGTCGGCCTTCAGGACGAGCGAGACGCGCGGGGCCCGCGCCTCGACGGCGGCGACCGCCCGCTTGACCACGTCCATCACCTCGTCCCACTCGCCCTCGACGGAGGTGAACATGGCGTCGGTGTGGTTCGGCAGCCCGGACTCACGTACGACCCGGACGGCGTCGGCGACGTACTCCCCCACGTCCTCGCCCACACCGAGCGGCGTGATGGAGAAGGCGACGATCATGCGCTGACCTTGCCCTCGCGGCGGGCGCGCGAGGCGATGATCTCGTCCTCGGCCTCACGCTTGAGCTTGCGCTCGGCGAAGAAGCCGCCGGCGGGCAGGACCGACAGCGCGAAGTAGAGGGCGGCTGTGCCCAGCGACCACTTGGTGCGCCTCCAGGCGTCCAGCCAGAAGATCACGTACAG
This window of the Streptomyces niveus genome carries:
- a CDS encoding glycosyltransferase family 2 protein gives rise to the protein MRPEGYDYETHSRLAGPLTEPDPATAYQVRYRSLLAQEPHRVRAVALMVTAPLLSGVLMVYLIWPTHWTEREGGARWLVAFDTVMLVSIGLIALFMLVNVASIAHATLVARDPVPVVAELGTRVAFVTTYVPGKEPLSMLRATLEGAVRLRHRGPLDIWLLDEGDDPSARRLCRELGVRHFSRLGVPEWNRKKGVHKARTKHGNYNAWLAMHGDDYDFFASVDTDHVPLANFLERMLGFFRDPDVAFVVGPQVYGNYDSAVTKAAESQQFLFHALIQRAGNHYHAPMFVGTNNAVRITALKQVGGLYDSITEDMATGFELHRGRNPQTGRYWRSVYTPDVLAVGEGPESWTDFFTQQLRWSRGTYETILRQYGKALFRVPPGRLLSYTLMLVYYPMTAINWLLGILSCVLFLWLGASGTQVSSSLWLMLYSDAAACQIGLYLWNRRHNVSPHEPEGSGGVAGMVMSALCAPVYLKSLGSAVLRTSGRFVVTPKGGQISADRLMTFRLHLFWAVVLTASLAASVYFGHTHAAMRTWAVLALVISLAPVAVWAVTTLRGRRDAARILPRPVDDGPEQTEPALATTTGGN
- a CDS encoding MTH1187 family thiamine-binding protein gives rise to the protein MIVAFSITPLGVGEDVGEYVADAVRVVRESGLPNHTDAMFTSVEGEWDEVMDVVKRAVAAVEARAPRVSLVLKADVRPGVTDGLNSKVETLERHLAG
- a CDS encoding DUF3817 domain-containing protein; amino-acid sequence: MDIKTASSLHRLRLVSAPEAVSFLLLLVCSVLKRTTDFNAVPVMGAVHGLLFVLYVIFWLDAWRRTKWSLGTAALYFALSVLPAGGFFAERKLKREAEDEIIASRARREGKVSA